In Falco naumanni isolate bFalNau1 chromosome 16, bFalNau1.pat, whole genome shotgun sequence, a single window of DNA contains:
- the HSPB2 gene encoding heat shock protein beta-2 → MAARTVPHAYPMSSEYEFANPSKIYDQNFGEGVSPCEILAPALYHGYYIRPRINKQLDRGTSEISLNEHKFQVFLDVCHFLPDELTVRTVDNLLEVMGQHPQKADRHGFISREFTRTYILPLDVDPLLVRATLSHDGILSIVAPRTGKEVKARVNEVKISQEEQPVGKEQQSEEGKGKEES, encoded by the exons ATGGCTGCACGGACTGTCCCCCACGCCTACCCCATGAGTTCCGAGTACGAGTTTGCCAACCCTAGCAAGATCTACGACCAGAACTTTGGAGAAG GTGTGTCCCCATGTGAGATTTTAGCCCCTGCCCTGTACCACGGCTACTACATCAGGCCTCGGATCAATAAGCAGCTGGATCGAGGCACCTCTGAGATCAGCCTCAACGAGCACAAATTTCAGGTGTTCCTGGATGTCTGCCACTTCCTGCCGGATGAGCTCACTGTCCGCACTGTAGACAACCTGCTGGAGGTGATGGGGCAGCACCCCCAGAAGGCTGACCGCCACGGCTTCATCTCCCGAGAGTTCACCAGGACCTACATCCTCCCTCTGGACGTCGACCCCTTGCTGGTGAGAGCCACCTTGTCCCACGACGGCATCTTAAGCATCGTGGCTCCCCGGACGGGGAAGGAGGTGAAGGCCAGAGTCAATGAGGTGAAGATAAGCCAAGAGGAGCAGCCAGTGGGGAAAGAACAACAgtctgaggaaggaaaagggaaggaagagtcCTAA
- the CRYAB gene encoding alpha-crystallin B chain, whose product MDITIHNPLIRRPFLSWLAPSRIFDQIFGEHLQESELLPASPSLSPFLMRSPILRMPSWLETGLSEMRLEKDKFSVNLDVKHFSPEELKVKVLGDMIEIHGKHEERQDEHGFIAREFNRKYRIPDDVDPLTITSSLSLDGVLTVSAPRKQSDVPERSIPITREEKPAIAGAQRK is encoded by the exons ATGGATATCACCATTCATAACCCCCTGATCCGCAGACCCTTCTTGTCTTGGTTGGCACCGAGTCGTATCTTTGACCAGATTTTTGGAGAGCACCTGCAGGAGTcagagctgctccctgcttcccccagcctcagccccttCCTGATGAGATCCCCCATTCTTCGGATGCCCAGTTGGCTAGAGACAGGACTCTCTGAG ATGCGACTGGAGAAGGACaaattttctgtaaatcttGATGTGAAGCATTTCTCCCCTGAGGAGCTAAAAGTGAAGGTGCTTGGGGACATGATAGAAATTCACGGGAAGCATGAGGAGCGCCAG GATGAGCATGGCTTTATCGCCAGGGAGTTCAACAGGAAATACAGGATTCCAGATGACGTGGACCCTCTGACCATCACCTCATCACTCTCTCTGGATGGTGTCCTGACTGTGAGCGCACCAAGGAAACAAAGTGATGTCCCTGAGCGCTCTATCCCTATCACCCGTGAAGAGAAACCTGCCATTGCAGGAGCCCAAAGGAAGTAG
- the C16H11orf52 gene encoding uncharacterized protein C11orf52 homolog, with product MGNLCSCGRAWNCPSSFKRKKEKQGTNVRHESQQHQPDRKAPTYEDVPEFPVYATVSKPKSVKQDDSIHYADIQVFTKVRERSAAEVKNLQMQNATEYATLNFPRPRLKYDSKNGTLV from the exons ATGGGCAACCTCTGCAGCTGCGGGCGAGCCTG GAATTGTCCTTcatcatttaaaagaaagaaagaaaagcaag gaacTAATGTGAGACATGAGAGCCAACAGCATCAGCCTGACAGGAAG GCTCCAACGTACGAAGATGTCCCAGAGTTTCCTGTCTACGCCACCGTGAGTAAACCCAAGAGCGTGAAGCAGGATGACAGCATTCATTACGCAGACATCCAGGTGTTCACCAAGGTCCGGGAACgctctgcagcagaggtgaAGAACTTACAAATGCAGAATGCCACAGAGTATGCCACCCTCAACTTCCCCCGGCCCAGACTGAAATATGACAGTAAGAATGGGACCTTGGTATAA